One window of the Delphinus delphis chromosome 20, mDelDel1.2, whole genome shotgun sequence genome contains the following:
- the FAM98C gene encoding protein FAM98C — protein sequence MEGAEAEEREWAAVARDLLALGYEGFSGAASLGTSCPDFRALCARLAVELATLGALERQREEGTEALSAGDGSVPEEEFLRQLAGLLRELHCPDRKLCGGNCGASLREPGVGLRLLRFLCSEVQAARLLRLQSRLDPSPEQSGVEGAEEGSGLVQEMVLTLQALGLPRPMPGTPASQLLRDLHAKIAELLPSLPAGSLKPLLSYPLDAPRWEALESLHQSLRDQYCCRRCLLLKRLDLTTSAFHWSDRAEAQGEAMKAVLIPIREALTPESDVSIAHVLAARADLSRLVPATSKTARRGTCCAIHKVLMGSVPDRGGRPNELEAPMPSWQSRREDRGGRKAGRQCWGRKKKK from the exons ATGGAGGGGGCGGAGGCGGAGGAGCGGGAGTGGGCCGCGGTGGCCCGGGACCTGCTGGCGCTGGG GTATGAGGGTTTTTCGGGGGCGGCGTCGCTGGGAACCTCGTGCCCAGACTTCAGGGCTCTGTGCGCGCGGCTGGCGGTGGAGCTGGCGACTCTGGGTGCCCTGGAGCGGCAGCGAGAGGAGGGCACGGAGGCGCTGAGCGCCGGCGACG GTTCTGTTCCCGAGGAGGAATTCCTGCGACAGTTGGCCGGCCTGTTGCGGGAGTTGCACTGCCCAGACCGCAAGCTCTGCGGCGGGAACTGCGGGGCCTCGCTGCGGGAGCCCGGCGTGGGCCTGCGCCTGCTGC GCTTTCTCTGCTCAGAGGTCCAGGCTGCTCGCCTCCTCCGCCTGCAGTCCCGTCTGGATCCCAGCCCTGAGCAGTCCGGTgtggagggagcagaggagggatcTGGCTTGGTCCAGGAAATGGTCCTTACTCTCCAAGCGCTGGGGCTGCCTAGACCCATGCCGGGGACCCCAGCCAGCCAGCTGCTTCGAGACTTGCATGCCAAG ATCGCAGAGCTGCTGCCTTCCCTGCCCGCAGGGTCCCTAAAGCCTCTCCTCAGCTACCCGCTGGATGCACCTAGATGG GAAGCATTGGAGTCTCTGCACCAAAGCCTGCGAGATCAGTACTGCTGCCGCCGCTGCCTCCTCCTCAAGCGCCTGGACCTCACAACATCTGCTTTCCACTGGAGTGATCGGGCAGAG GCCCAAGGAGAGGCCATGAAGGCAGTGCTGATCCCAATTCGAGAGGCTCTGACCCCAGAATCGGATGTCTCCATTGCACACGTCCTGGCTGCTCGAGCTGACCTGTCACGGCTTGTCCCAGCCACCAGCAAGACTGCCCGCCGAGGGACCTGCTGTGCTATCCACAAG GTGCTTATGGGCAGCGTTCCAGACCGGGGGGGCCGCCCAAATGAGCTGGAGGCTCCCATGCCCAGCTGGCAGAGCAGAAGAGAGGACAGAGGCGGGCGGAAGGCAGGCCGCCAGTGCTGGGGCCgcaagaagaagaagtaa
- the RASGRP4 gene encoding RAS guanyl-releasing protein 4, which produces MEPRKSYQECPGKTGGRGRPRQARRHKTCPSPREISKVMASMALGMLNEGGCSEDDLLEKCIQSFDSAGSLRRGDHILNMVLAMHNWVLPSAHLAARLLTLYQEATGSTQELRRLQICHLVRYWLTQHPETVHQEPQLEEVIGRFWATVEQEGNATQRSLGDSANLLSPGGPGPPPPLSSPGLGKKRKVSLLFDHLETEELAEHLTYLEFRSFQAITPQDLRGYVLQGSVRGCPALEGSVGLSNSVSRWVQVMVLSRPGPAQRGQVLDKFIHVAQRLLQLQNFNTLMAVTGGLCHSAISRLKDSHTHLSPDSTKALLELTELLAAHNNYACYRRTWAGCTGFRLPVLGVHLKDLVSLHEAQPDRLPDGRLHLPKLNSLYLRLQELAALQRQHPPCSAKEDLLHLLTLSLDLFYTEDEIYELSYAREPRCPKSLPPSPFQVPLVVQWAPGVTPKPDRVTLGRHVEQLVESVFKNYDPEGRGTISQEDFERLSGNFPFACHGLHPPPRQGSGSFSREELTGYLLQASAICSKLGLAFLHTFQEVTFRKPTFCGICSGFLWGVTKQGYRCRDCGLCCHKHCRDQVKVECKKRPGAKGDVSPPEAPVPPTPVPHAGCGSEDNLSYTLSLEPETRWHVCHAWTQTEPSHPSWEPETVPLPATAPSPTQSSKLSS; this is translated from the exons ATGGAACCACG GAAGTCCTACCAGGAATGCCCGGGGAAGACAGGGGGCCGGGGCCGGCCCCGACAGGCCCGCCGCCACAAGACGTGCCCCAGCCCCCGGGAAATCAGCAAGGTCATGGCTTCCATGGCTCTGGGTATGCTGAATGAGGGCGGCTGCAGCGAAGATGACCTGCTGGAGAAATGCATTCAGTCTTTCG ACTCGGCTGGCAGCCTGCGCCGTGGGGACCACATTCTCAACATGGTACTTGCCATGCACAACTGGGTGCTGCCTTCTGCCCACCTTGCTGCCCGTCTGCTGACCTT GTACCAGGAGGCCACAGGGAGCACACAGGAGCTGAGGAGGCTGCAGATCTGTCACCTGGTCAG GTACTGGCTCACCCAACACCCTGAGACAGTGCATCAGGAGCCCCAGTTAGAAGAGGTTATAGGTCGCTTCTGGGCCACTGTGGAACAGGAGGGTAACGCAACCCAGCGGAGCCTGGGAGACTCCGCGAACCT GCTGAGCCCTGGTGGCcctggcccccctccccccctaaGCAGCCCAGGCCTGGGCAAAAAGCGCAAAGTGTCCTTGCTTTTCGACCACCTGGAGACCGAGGAGCTGGCAGAGCACCTCACTTACCTGGAGTTCCGGTCCTTCCAGGCTATCACG ccccaggaccTGCGGGGCTACGTTTTGCAGGGCTCCGTGCGGGGCTGCCCGGCCCTGGAGGGATCCGTAGGTCTCAGCAACAGCGTGTCCCGCTGGGTGCAGGTCATGGTGCTGAGCCGCCCCGGGCCTGCACAGCGCGGGCAGGTGCTGGACAAGTTCATCCACGTGGCACAG AGGCTCCTCCAGCTGCAGAATTTCAACACGCTGATGGCAGTCACTGGGGGCCTGTGTCATAGCGCCATCTCCAGACTCAAGGACTCCCACACCCACCTGAGCCCTGACAGCACCAAG GCCCTGCTGGAGCTGACTGAGCTCCTTGCTGCCCACAACAACTACGCCTGTTACCGCCGCACCTGGGCTGGCTGCACCGGCTTCCGGCTGCCTGTACTGGGTGTGCATCTCAAGGATCTGGTGTCCCTGCACGAGGCACAGCCTGACAGGTTGCCTGACGGCCGCCTGCACCTACCCAAGCTCAACAGCCTCTACCTGCGGCTGCAGGAGCTGGCAGCCCTCCAGAGGCAACACCCCCCCTGCAGTGCCAAGGAGGACCTACTGCATCTGCTCACG CTTTCCCTGGATCTCTTCTACACGGAGGATGAGATCTATGAGCTTTCTTATGCCCGGGAGCCCCGCTGTCCCAAGAGTCTG CCACCCTCCCCCTTCCAGGtgcccctggtggtgcagtgggccCCTGGCGTGACGCCCAAGCCCGACAGGGTCACGCTGGGTCGGCACGTGGAGCAGCTGGTGGAG TCTGTGTTCAAGAACTATGACCCCGAAGGCCGAGGCACCATCTCTCAGGAGGACTTTGAGCGACTCTCAGGCAACTTCCCGTTCGCCTGCCACGGGCTTCACCCACCCCCCCGCCAGGG GAGTGGCTCCTTCAGCCGAGAGGAGCTGACAGGGTACCTGCTCCAGGCCAGCGCCATCTGCTCCAAGCTGGGCCTGGCCTTCCTGCACACCTTCCAGGAGGTCACCTTCCGCAAGCCCACCTTCTGTGGCATCTGCAGCGGCTTC CTTTGGGGTGTCACCAAGCAAGGCTACCGCTGTCGGG ACTGTGGGCTGTGTTGCCACAAACACTGCAGAGACCAAGTGAAGGTGGAGTGTAAGAAGAGGCCAGGGGCCAAGGGCGACGTGAGCCCCCCAGAAGCCCCTGTCCCACCCACACCAGTTCCCCATGCCGGCTGTG GCTCCGAGGACAATCTCTCCTACACGCTATCCCTGGAACCTGAGACTCGGTGGCACGTTTGCCATGCCTGGACCCAGACAGAACCCTCACATCCCTCCTGGGAACCAGAGACG GTCCCTCTGCCAGCGACGGCCCCATCACCCACCCAGTCCTCCAAGCTGAGTTCCTAG